Proteins from one Ahaetulla prasina isolate Xishuangbanna chromosome 2, ASM2864084v1, whole genome shotgun sequence genomic window:
- the ASF1B gene encoding histone chaperone ASF1B isoform X2, whose protein sequence is MTLATLSLHLEWKIIYVGSAESEEYDQILDSVLVGPVPAGRHMFVFEANSPNPDLIPESDAVGVTVILITCTYLCQEFIRIGYYVNNEYINPELRENPPLKPDFSQLQRNILASNPRVTRFHINWDGPKDQMDNIENVEPEPDGFLSSNCAYIKGLIPSVGLQPENSMDCM, encoded by the exons ATGACCCTGGCTACACTCTCACTCC atttggaATGGAAGATCATCTATGTGGGATCTGCAGAGAGTGAGGAATATGATCAAATACTTGATTCTGTGCTGGTAGGACCTGTTCCAGCTGGGAGACATATGTTTGTGTTTGAG GCAAATAGTCCCAACCCTGATCTAATCCCTGAAAGTGATGCTGTGGGAGTTACAGTAATACTCATTACATGCACCTACCTTTGTCAGGAGTTTATCCGCATTGGATATTATGTGAATAATGAATATATAAATCCTGAATTAAGGGAGAACCCACCTCTCAAGCCAGACTTTTCCCAG TTGCAGAGGAATATTCTGGCCTCCAATCCCCGAGTCACCCGTTTCCACATCAATTGGGATGGTCCTAAAGATCAGATGGACAATATTGAAAATGTAGAGCCAGAGCCTGATGGTTTCCTATCTTCTAACTGTGCCTACATCAAAGGATTGATCCCTTCAGTAGGTTTGCAACCTGAAAATTCAATGGACTGCATGTAA
- the ASF1B gene encoding histone chaperone ASF1B isoform X1: protein MARVSVLGVSLLENPSPFDHPLRFQVQFECGEALPHDLEWKIIYVGSAESEEYDQILDSVLVGPVPAGRHMFVFEANSPNPDLIPESDAVGVTVILITCTYLCQEFIRIGYYVNNEYINPELRENPPLKPDFSQLQRNILASNPRVTRFHINWDGPKDQMDNIENVEPEPDGFLSSNCAYIKGLIPSVGLQPENSMDCM from the exons ATGGCGCGAGTGTCTGTCTTGGGAGTTTCGCTGCTGGAGAATCCGAGCCCGTTTGACCACCCGCTCCGCTTCCAGGTACAGTTCGAGTGCGGAGAGGCGTTGCCCCACG atttggaATGGAAGATCATCTATGTGGGATCTGCAGAGAGTGAGGAATATGATCAAATACTTGATTCTGTGCTGGTAGGACCTGTTCCAGCTGGGAGACATATGTTTGTGTTTGAG GCAAATAGTCCCAACCCTGATCTAATCCCTGAAAGTGATGCTGTGGGAGTTACAGTAATACTCATTACATGCACCTACCTTTGTCAGGAGTTTATCCGCATTGGATATTATGTGAATAATGAATATATAAATCCTGAATTAAGGGAGAACCCACCTCTCAAGCCAGACTTTTCCCAG TTGCAGAGGAATATTCTGGCCTCCAATCCCCGAGTCACCCGTTTCCACATCAATTGGGATGGTCCTAAAGATCAGATGGACAATATTGAAAATGTAGAGCCAGAGCCTGATGGTTTCCTATCTTCTAACTGTGCCTACATCAAAGGATTGATCCCTTCAGTAGGTTTGCAACCTGAAAATTCAATGGACTGCATGTAA